A stretch of the Stigmatella aurantiaca genome encodes the following:
- a CDS encoding DUF58 domain-containing protein, giving the protein MSPGRPVPTGLAVALLAVALVPAALAVASPVFAWLALALDVAVLALCVVDFFLAPRASEVDARRVLEPILRSGVDNPVHLELTSHRKGPLQGEVRDEAPADVEARGHRIPFALAPEAGLLRLTYAVHPLTRGDLRFGDLHLRLAGPLGLCARQVRVPAAQTVKVYPDLTALTQEALALALASEAASERSQRRPGEGREFESLREYHLGDDYRTIDWKASARRSRTMVRVYQPERNQPVLLLLDCGRHMAGQVDGRRKLDHAVDAALRVAKVGLDAGDLVGVLSFASEVRTYLPPRKGHEHLRLLTEALYRAEASFEESDYGRAYDFAFARTSRRTLVVLFTDLLDPSASGPLVTRTLMLRPRHLPVVASLRDEDLRAAATQVPHSPQEAYTRQAAARLEEDSRRTTLTLRDAGVLVVRAPAQGFGAAAINTYLHVKARGLL; this is encoded by the coding sequence GTGAGCCCAGGCCGTCCCGTTCCCACCGGGCTTGCCGTGGCGCTGCTGGCGGTGGCCCTCGTGCCCGCGGCCCTCGCCGTCGCCAGCCCCGTGTTCGCCTGGCTGGCGCTCGCGCTCGATGTGGCGGTCCTCGCGCTGTGCGTGGTGGACTTCTTCCTCGCCCCCCGGGCCTCCGAGGTGGACGCCCGGCGCGTGCTGGAGCCCATCCTCCGCTCCGGCGTGGACAACCCCGTCCACCTGGAGCTCACGAGCCACCGCAAGGGCCCCCTCCAGGGCGAGGTGAGGGACGAAGCCCCAGCGGACGTGGAGGCGCGGGGACACCGGATCCCCTTCGCCCTGGCCCCGGAGGCGGGCCTCCTGCGGCTCACCTATGCCGTGCACCCGCTCACCCGGGGCGACCTCCGCTTCGGAGACCTGCACCTGCGGCTCGCCGGGCCCCTGGGGCTGTGCGCCCGCCAGGTGCGCGTGCCCGCGGCCCAGACGGTGAAGGTGTACCCGGACCTCACCGCGCTCACCCAGGAGGCGCTGGCGCTGGCGCTCGCCTCGGAGGCCGCCTCCGAGCGCTCCCAGCGCCGTCCCGGCGAGGGCCGCGAGTTCGAGAGCCTGCGCGAGTACCACCTGGGAGACGACTACCGCACCATCGACTGGAAGGCCTCCGCGCGGCGCTCCCGCACCATGGTGCGCGTGTACCAGCCCGAGCGGAACCAGCCCGTGCTGCTGCTGCTCGACTGCGGGCGCCACATGGCGGGCCAGGTGGACGGCCGCCGCAAGCTGGACCACGCGGTGGACGCGGCGCTGCGCGTGGCCAAGGTGGGGCTGGACGCGGGCGATCTGGTGGGCGTGCTGTCCTTCGCCAGCGAGGTGCGCACCTACCTGCCCCCGCGCAAGGGCCACGAGCACCTGCGCCTGCTCACCGAGGCGCTCTACCGCGCCGAGGCCTCCTTCGAGGAGAGCGACTACGGCCGGGCCTACGACTTCGCCTTCGCGCGCACCTCGCGCCGCACCCTGGTGGTGCTCTTCACGGACCTGTTGGACCCCAGCGCCTCGGGCCCGCTCGTCACCCGCACCCTCATGCTGCGCCCGCGCCACCTGCCCGTGGTGGCCTCGCTGCGGGACGAGGACCTGCGGGCCGCCGCCACCCAGGTGCCCCACTCTCCCCAGGAGGCCTACACCCGGCAAGCCGCCGCGCGCCTGGAGGAAGACTCCCGGCGCACCACGCTCACACTGCGGGACGCAGGCGTGCTCGTGGTGCGTGCGCCGGCCCAGGGCTTCGGCGCCGCGGCCATCAACACCTACCTGCACGTCAAGGCGCGCGGCCTGCTCTGA